In Myxocyprinus asiaticus isolate MX2 ecotype Aquarium Trade chromosome 27, UBuf_Myxa_2, whole genome shotgun sequence, the DNA window CCCTATAATTTATAGTCgccccaaaaattattttgacactcAAGCCACTCTAAGAAATGAATGAATTTCATAACATTAGATTAAAAAATATCAatccaagtggcatctgcaaacaaatgattctagagcattttctcagaactaacgtCACTTTTCTCGGCCATTTTCCCAACTGCTATGGACGTGTTATGCAAAGGTTTGACAACcgtaaaatgtccaaatacttgtttttaattttcaacagtaatatctttttttttttttttttttaatcatttttcaacatgaaaaacatatttttgtaaaattttttGCTTGAATAGTGTGTTTGTGCTAGCTttctttaaaatgcattttttttttctaatgcaatgacattcatacatctgTAAGAGTGACTTATGTGCCCAAATGCTTTTTGGAGCCACCGTACTGTATGTGTTACTATGTCTGGTGTAGTTTAATTTACGTTCTTTATTCTATAGATAATAGCCaacaatcaccaaaaacaaaaataaatctacTCTCTAATCTAGTGTCTATAGCATGTTCTGTCTCTTGGTGAAAAAACCTGTCTTGTGTTCCAGTTTAGAATGGATATTATGACCAATCATTATTTCCATGGTCTCATTTGCTGGTATGAGAGCTTGAACTCTCTGTGTAGAGACTTTTTCCCACCCTCTACGACAGTTGAGTGACATTTGCTTCTCTCAAGTTTCATTTCCCAGACCACCTTTATTTCTCAttctctttctgtcttgtttACCCTCTGCTTGTCCTGTTCTCTGATTTTAGAGAAGGACATGACTTGAGTTGGTGGTGCAAAGTCTGCTGGGAGTGCTTGCATGCAATAGCCCTGTCTTTTTTGTATGGCCTGCACCATGGATGTGTGCATGTGCTTGTGTGCGAGAGAGTGTTACAGCATGAGACTTGTTACGTGACAGTCTTGTCTCCTTTTTCTGCATGGCTGCTTCTATGCGTCTGTCAGCATCAGCCCCATCGCAGGAGAAATGTAGTGTAACAGAAGTGGAGGAGGAATTAGAGAAGGAAAACTCAGCTGAAGAGCAGATGGAAAGAAAGAGTCAATGCTGTGATTGAGAAGAAGGACCAAAGAGAAGTTGAAGATGAGAGAACAGGAGACTCAACATCGGGTGGACACTCGAGCTCAAAACAGCGGACTGAGGCTGCATCCTCATTGCCGTAGTTCGCCCAGTACTCTTCGGGCTCCAACTTGGGTAATGCGGCCTCATCCGCCGTGAGATCGTACTTGGAGGACGAGGAAGATGAAGATGAGGAATGCTTGACAGAGGTGAACGGAAAGGCCTTCAGTGTCTCCGTACTCTTGTGAAAGAGGTTCTTAGATGACGATGCTGGTTTGTTCTTAGAGAACCACCAGCGTGTTTTGGTGCTGAAGGTGGTGGTTGTAGTGCCAGCCAGGGATCCTGGGTCAGGCAGTGGGCAGAGGGCAAAGTCCAGTTCCCGCAAGAACCTCAGGTCCTGGCCCTTACGGGGGGCTGGTGTCATGCAGGTTAGGTCTGAGCTGGAAATCCGAGCTTTGCGGAACCACTCCCAGAGCGACCTGGCTTCACAGCCACAGGTCCAGGGGTTGCCATTGAGTCTGAGAAACTGCACCGACGATGTGTCTTTCAGCACCTGGCCTGGAAGCTCCTGCAGAGAGTTGTTGAACAGATAGAGGATGGTCAATCGGCCCAGGTCACGGAATGCTCGCCGATGGACCTGACGGATGCGGTTGTCGTGCAGCAGGAGACGGTCGAGATTCACCAGGCCACGGAAGGCATTTTCAGACAGAGCTCGAATGCGGTTGCCATGCAAGAAAAGATGGGTGAGATTGACCAGGTCAGAGAAGAGGCCATCAGCGAGGTGGGTGAGTTGGTTTTCCTGCAGGTAGAGGAACTGAAGGCTGTAGAGCTTGTGGAAGAGGTCGGCGGGCAGCTCGGTTAGGCGACAACGGTGCATGTGAAGACTTTGTAGTCGCTCCAGCCCTCTAAATGTGCCTCCATCCAGTCTGCGTAGAGATGGGTTGTCACTCAAATCTAGCTCCTCCAGTACACGCAGATTACTGAACGCACCTGCTTCGATCCATGAGATGTTATTGGAGTATAACCACAGGACCTGCAGATACAGAAAGTAAATGCAAATGTACTGTAAATTTCTATGTATTGCATATTTTGACATTCGGGTTCCGGAggtaaaaattacattcatttccTCCATAGACGAATTGGTTTTTAACGataaattataaacctttaaaggcagACCTATCATGAGCTCCGAGATTGCTTCTGTTGAAAACATCTGTCCACGttatttcatctaaaaaaaagaaaaatgttcttgtgcctggatgtcctggctctcagtgctctgtagtgccagccagagggcaacagttcaaagagggaatAGGCAGAATGTGTGGGGTccataactttaaatcaatagtttttgttttgtttttttcatttgattatgaAACTCTCAATGCTTCATGTGGAATGTaactcattccctcatgaaagatggtaagtacggtcttatccaattttccagtacttttttttcttcaaatcagtGGTTGTAAACTTGTtatttacctcagagctggttggtttggttagaactctttgaagaattttatgaaatccatATGAAAACACGAATAGGAAAATACAGTACTTTTGAACCAAGATGGCTAAAAAAATaagcgggcactgttgcgctatTCTGTTGAATTAATTATGCAGGTTTTACATGTTTTGTGCACTTTAGGTGACTTCCATGAATAACAACAGTTGAATTGTTCTCACTGAATATACTGTCTCCTATTAACCACAGCACAGTTTCTTAATTCAGCCAAAATTTCTGTAATTGGACATATTTTTctatggaaatgttttttttctttttttttttctttgtcaagaAACAAGACAGGTTTTGTTCCTTCTATGTAGAGGAttcagcttttttttatttaagaaggGCCCAACTCCACTGTCTTAATTTAGTTACCCAGATGAAATCATAATATAATTTGCCACCATATTTGGTCATCTGGTAGGGTACTACATATGTAAAAAGTATGACATTAATATCATGGCCATactttgaggaaaataataaaaactagaTCAATTTTGTCAGAGTAAACTATTTTTAAGCATATAATAGTTTTTAGAGCTTGAACTTTAATGGTTTCACATTTCCTAAAGTCAGACAGACAGGCAAATAAACCATGATACAAGTAGATGGACAGGCATAgttcgttcgttcgttcgttAGTAATTCAGTCATTTACTTAATCAGTCAGTAAGTAAGTTAGGTAGTTTTGACAGTTGGATTTTCAAATCATGAACATTTcgtgacacatttttggctcattAAAACTAtccgtcaatgtaagtctttGGGATTTTGGGGATTTTTGATCTTCCCGCTTATGGAAAATTGttagatcagttagaaaagacataacaCACTAAATCAGAACAatttgaaggtctgtgccaagtttggtggatgtgaAGCTCTAGGAGGAGCTTCAATAGATAATTTTGGTctttaatcttggtttatgtattttgaaaaaaCATAAACATCTCTAGAATAAcaatatgttggctttgtcaagtcaacataataatacaaattttgtTTCTTGGAGGTGGGCCCTTATTGAATTCACTACTTCAATGCATCGTACAATTTACACACTAATACACACTCACCTGTGTCTCGAAACCAAAAGAGTCAGCTCTGAGCTCAATGATGCGGTTGTTCTGCAAGAAGACACGCTGGGAGTCATAAGGCACACCAGCAGGGACAGCTGTGTAGTTCTGAGACTGGCAGCTGACAGTCATGGGCGTATGGTAGCATACACACAGCCTGGGACATGCCTGACCCGGTGCACAGCGACATGCCAACAGCCACACCACCAACCAGAGAGACAAACCACCTGCAGAGAGAGAAGGAGGGGGTTAAAAGCATGTAGTTGTTGTGCCCCTGTGTGTAGAAGTAGCTATTCCCCCAGTGGTGCTTAAAGTTCTTGAGCCTCACCATTCACCTTCagtgtgtggaaaaaagatgcaatgaaacttGAATGGTGACTCGGGCTAACATTCCGCCTAATATTTCCTTCTATGTTCCACGGACgacagaaagtcataagggtttggaacaacatgaggatgagtaaacgatcatgttttgggtgaactatcccataaaCACAACGCTGCTTGGTTAAGTAACCAAAATTTGATATCCATATACTATGGGGTTTCATGACAGACTCTCTGTCCAATCAGAAACTGCAACTGTTTATTTCAATTCAGGACAGGACAGAATAGTACCTAAGAGTGCGTTAAACAAAAAGGTCGGATTAACTTCAGGTTTGTGAAACTGAACCCGATTCAATTACGGCAGCGCATGAATATTTAAGATGACACCTCTTAGGGTTCGGTGGCTCTACACAATTATGTGACGCTTAAAGACACGCGCAGCGTGAATTAATCATGGCGCGTGCATTCATGTCGCCTGCGCAAGATTTTCCTATTACCTGAGCCATGACCTGGTCACTGCATGTCACCCTTCAGAACAAGCTGTACTAATCTATCCACTGCACAGGACTAATGTGGACATTTTAAATGCCTACTGTATTATTCAGAATAATCAATAACTTGTTTATTGGCTGCAGAGCATCTACATTATGTACTGTCTCACTTATAAAGCAACTATCAAACAAAACGCACAGGTATGCATTGAAAAGTTATGTATATAGACTGTATACATAACTTTTCAATGCATacctttgtgttttgtttgataGTTGCTTTATAAGTGAGACAGTACATAATGTAGATGCTCTGCAGCCAAGTTATTGATTATTCTACATTTATCATGTTTGCAACAAATGGGCATGCGcgagcacacgcacacacacacacacacacatacacacatatatacatatatatatatatatatatataagggaaaATTTGACAAAACTGtacaacattaaaatatacaaattttatacgcatacatatatttttgtatatgtcATAAAGATAAAAACgtacaaaaaaatcaaaacataaatcaaacataaacaatgatgaTAATATTAATAAGACGAAGAAAAATGAGGCGTTTGTAAGTTATAAACTTAACAGCATAACACTAAAAATATATgtgtaacaaaaaattataaataggCTATGCATCAATTATTATGTATCAAACATCACAAtgtaccaaaaaagaaaaaaaaaaagcaataaataacTATAACTTAATTTGCATCAGTAACTACGCATGATTATTAAATATAAACTAATAATCACAGTAACAAGTTGGTACTTACTCTTAAAGGTAAGAGTGTTGGGGGCGCGAGAGCTCCGCGCAGCCGCACGAGTTTCCATCCCAAAATCCAAACCGAACGCGAGTTAGCCTGAGCGGGTGCCTGCTATCTGCGCTGACGGTCAGCTCTGGTGCTCGAGTCGACTGCGACTGAGGAGCTGCGCGTGTCCCACGAGTGTTTATACTCCAGCACCGGCTGCCTACGCGTGCTGGACGCGATGGATTCTCTCATACGCAACACGCGAGGGCGAGATGCACGGAGGTGGGGGGAGGAAACTAGaccgtgtgtgtgcgtgcgtgtgtgtgtgaggggggaTGATAAAATAACGTACTTTAACTGTGGTTGGTATAGATAGATGACTGTCCTTTTCTCTTGAGTTTTATTAGTAAACAGGCTGGAATGAAAACAACCTCATCTATGATTTCATTGCGTGGGCACAGATTAGGTTAAAGGATGTATCCACAACTGCACTAAATACATGCTAAATACACAAATTAGTCTTTTATAGTTGAAAAGAGATATAccaaagaaatacaaaaatattctCAATGGTATATCTTTGTAAGCTTATACTTTCCAATGCCATAATTCAATCTCTcagcatttcctgaaggaaatccCAGTGCTTACaaggctaaataaataaataaaataataataataaaaaagaatgttaAAGTTTTACTTAATCTTAGGTTtttggcttttctgtgtaaatagaatgctgcatcagagcttttctcattaaaggtgcagtatgtaacaattttcatgtaatattcgcctttttttttgccaatgtgtgaacggcttgtaacgcaacttaaaaaatgagccctttccGGACTTCCTGGGTTGCcaattaaagcctgtagactgattttcatgcgaagggagtgggtcggttttgccgggaaaatccaaaggatgtgacgtttatgcgtgctcccaagagccttgccgcagtaatagcttctcttccgctattcaacagcgacaacaaactgcaacactaggtaacgttatcttagagatggaatccagcaaacatctggCTCCCAGTACAACACAGACtcggagtaagccaaaaaaaaatctaccgaatcctgtctggctaagcgggaacgtgatcgtggtcgagtgaacaTCGACAGGgcgtttgattcctggagggaccttcgttcggttttggggatcaaaaccgaccctgaattggcgttcttcttattggacaggtaagcttacataactgcaaagcatgtgaaatatagtgccataagcattgatctgtgtcattttagctaacttgatcttgcctgctaacgctgatgaattgcaagctaccttacttcgtaactttcaaataatttcaacgatcttctctttatactaaaagtcaggtatacggGATAAATTTAAGCAAGTACGCTGGTTTCTCgattgtagtacaacatatgacatacaaaacatacaatagtgcaacataactgtgCAGTAAactggtatagtttggtagtttgtagctgtatgtgtgtatcagtatgctacgttagctgataagtagttttagtttagtctcaaagtttgtagtaaaacaatcataactgtaattttaattatgctacctcatctgtcagtatgatgccggtgaatcacgttcagtctctttgtacgttacatcattgttttggccgatgctcgctcgctcacgtccctatggagtgtgtgcgtgagcacgagcaacaggtagatggctgcagttcacttaacagccacaagtgtcattaataacaagggtttctgaatcttacatactgcacctttaaacattaatttaaacttgtcccttttctttaaaaaaagcaaaaatctgggttacagtgagggactcacaatggaagtgaatggggccaatccataaatgttaaaatactcactgtttcaaaagtttagccacaagacataaacaatgtgcatgttaacatgattatagtgtgataaagACGCTTACTGACCTTTAtttgtaaagttaaatccaaatttacaacttcgttgccatgacggcTTAACGCTGTAAGCACTAAAaccataaaaccactgtaaaaaacaattttagagctcaaattatacacaagttttaacagaagtattcatgtaagtgcttttataaaattacaagcttcacaattctgcttttaaaccctctaaatactggccccattcacttccattgtaagtgcctcgattGCTTTCGTTAAGCttaacacaaatgctgttgattgaacttgtattgaaccaggaatattactttaaaagctGAACTTTTAAAGATGCAGAGTGTAACATTTTTTTCCAATGTTAAaagtaatgttaaaatacttctactGTCTCAAAAAGTGTACAcattgtggcactatcaaaacattgctctgtttgtttgagtatcctgaCAAGCCCCACAGAACAACATCctctcaaccaatggcgtgagtctgAAGTCAATCTTTCAGATCTATGGCCGATGTGGGGAGAGTcctgaaaacctgtttgaaaacagtggttatttttgcagttccatttggtgatgcaagtgatgcagaaattacacacttcacctttaaatagacGTAAGAAAGAACCCATTGCTGTGTGCAAATATTGAGATGACATCACCAATGTCAGTTAGATTTCAAGTGGTGAATAATCTAATAATGCAAGTTTAAAAGGAGATTTCGAATAGCAATAGAGTACTACCTCACAAAAACTGTAGAAAGCAACAATGTGTGTAAAAGAGTTAGAAATTCATGTATGCATTTGTGTAAGTGTCACGTGTGTGGGCTGCATTGAGTCACAGTTCTGTTCCCTGACCATGACTGAGGTCACAGTTTGTTCCAACTTCAGCATGATGCCATCCATctgtagacatacacacacacacctgtgtccCAATGTCAtggcacatgcaaacacacactgtTCATTCCATGCAAACGCTATCATATGCATGTACAGATTTGCAAGTGTTGCCATTCTACACATTATTTAGGCTACAGTTCTTGTGTTCCTCCTACCCTTTCTCTCACGGGACCCAATAACACAAGACAAACACTGAGTATcatatacacacaacacacactttcATCTGGACCCACAAGCCCAGTCATCACTGAGAATTCAAAGGTTAGGACAAGGGACCATGAGGGAAAGATCACACAGCATGCAAAACCATACCGTTCACACAGTAGTAGTCCACTCCTCGTCATTACCAACCTTTGTTCTAAGTGTGCAGAAACAACACCAGAGGCTGCATACACAATGAAATGCTACACACACTAACACAATTATCTTAGCCCACATGCTCAGTCATCGCTCAACATTCTCAACGCTACAGGGGTCTGTGGGGgaagacaaacacacatacacacacatacatacatgagGCAAGATCAAACAGATGACCACACTCCCCCTCACCACTCGGGCCAGTGACACACTTTTCAAAGAGCAATAGACAGGTTTGGGGAGAGTGtgtgtacatttgtgtgtgtgcagttgcCAGCCTGCACTGAGCAACCAAATTCTGAGTGTCTTGTTCCACTGCTGTTAACATATTTTTTGTGGCTTTGAACATGTGCTCTTTGTTACAGTGGCTGACAACCAGAATAGTACGTACTGTATATGGGAGTTTCTTCAACTTAAGGCACTATGGACTTTGTTTTTCACACTctttcacatgttttttttttttttaatttgtcagtgaatgtatatttt includes these proteins:
- the LOC127417744 gene encoding reticulon-4 receptor-like 2, translated to METRAAARSSRAPNTLTFKSGLSLWLVVWLLACRCAPGQACPRLCVCYHTPMTVSCQSQNYTAVPAGVPYDSQRVFLQNNRIIELRADSFGFETQVLWLYSNNISWIEAGAFSNLRVLEELDLSDNPSLRRLDGGTFRGLERLQSLHMHRCRLTELPADLFHKLYSLQFLYLQENQLTHLADGLFSDLVNLTHLFLHGNRIRALSENAFRGLVNLDRLLLHDNRIRQVHRRAFRDLGRLTILYLFNNSLQELPGQVLKDTSSVQFLRLNGNPWTCGCEARSLWEWFRKARISSSDLTCMTPAPRKGQDLRFLRELDFALCPLPDPGSLAGTTTTTFSTKTRWWFSKNKPASSSKNLFHKSTETLKAFPFTSVKHSSSSSSSSSKYDLTADEAALPKLEPEEYWANYGNEDAASVRCFELECPPDVESPVLSSSTSLWSFFSITALTLSFHLLFS